Proteins encoded within one genomic window of Verrucomicrobiota bacterium:
- a CDS encoding N-acetyltransferase encodes MSIRSERPQDRIGVDAVLRSAFPTDAEARLVDQLRAGAHAPVSLVAEMDGRVVGHILFSPVTIGRANVSVRGLGLGPLAVLPSHQGRGVGSALVREGLTICRRQGWAFVVVVGGPGYYQRFGFKPGSEAGLRNEFGVADEFMVHELLPGSLPTEGGLARYGAEFEPWKVH; translated from the coding sequence ATGTCCATTCGATCTGAGCGACCGCAAGATCGCATCGGAGTGGACGCCGTCCTCCGCTCCGCGTTTCCCACGGACGCGGAAGCGCGGTTGGTGGATCAACTGCGAGCCGGCGCTCATGCACCGGTGTCGCTCGTCGCGGAGATGGATGGGCGAGTCGTCGGCCACATCCTTTTCAGCCCGGTGACGATTGGTCGAGCCAACGTTTCCGTCCGTGGACTGGGATTAGGGCCGCTGGCCGTTCTGCCATCTCATCAAGGCCGCGGTGTGGGATCGGCGCTGGTGCGGGAAGGATTGACGATTTGTCGAAGGCAAGGCTGGGCATTCGTCGTAGTCGTTGGGGGGCCAGGCTACTATCAACGCTTCGGTTTCAAGCCCGGAAGTGAGGCCGGATTACGGAACGAATTCGGTGTCGCCGATGAATTCATGGTTCACGAACTCCTGCCGGGTTCTCTGCCGACCGAGGGCGGACTCG